In one Magallana gigas chromosome 7, xbMagGiga1.1, whole genome shotgun sequence genomic region, the following are encoded:
- the LOC109619255 gene encoding perlucin-like protein, with the protein MQKFLCVVVLYILCAAMVSGRKYCQNYLIKRQNRRVSNWEDAKFQCERKGMSLVKIDNMEEDAFLRSFLERENPGYNADGWFIGGKYSNGRWTWSDGSPMVYQNFPGSNRFNARAQEVTNYAFIMKRGYQWGYVSPFGTQRMGYICESTRC; encoded by the exons CGATGGTATCTGGTAGGAAGTATTGTCAAAATTACCTCATCAAACGTCAAAACAGAAGAGTGAGTAACTGGGAAGATGCAAAATTTCAATGTGAAAGGAAAGGCATGTCGCTGGTGAAAATTGACAACATGGAAGAGGACGCCTTCTTGCGATCCTTCTTAGAGAGAGAAAACC ctGGATATAATGCTGATGGATGGTTCATTGGCGGTAAATATAGCAATGGCCGATGGACTTGGTCGGATGGATCACCAATGGTCTATCAAAACTTTCCAGGAAGTAACCGGTTTAATGCGAGGGCTCAAGAAGTAACCAACTACGCCTTCATCATGAAGAGAGGTTATCAATGGGGATACGTATCTCCTTTTGGGACCCAAAGAATGGGTTATATTTGTGAAAGTACTCGCTGTTGA